A window of Thermococcus sp. MV5 contains these coding sequences:
- a CDS encoding RNA ligase partner protein, translating to MIRFILDTSIFVNPDIRNKFGENPTEAMKKFLEYAERLFGRVEFYMPPGIYKEVTHFVELEEVSPNIEIYIVKKPPNVHDIKIPAFVVYELIEDIRRRIDKGLRVAEKAVRESVVDSQNVNTIIQKLRRNYRKALREGIVDSKEDFELILLAKELDATIVSADVGILTWAQKMGIKWIDAARFKEVLDELIEKA from the coding sequence ATGATTCGCTTTATCCTTGATACAAGTATCTTTGTAAATCCTGATATTAGAAATAAGTTTGGAGAAAACCCTACCGAAGCTATGAAAAAATTCTTAGAATATGCTGAGCGTCTTTTTGGAAGAGTAGAGTTCTATATGCCACCTGGAATTTACAAAGAGGTTACCCATTTTGTTGAACTTGAAGAGGTTTCTCCAAATATAGAAATTTATATTGTCAAGAAACCACCTAATGTTCATGATATTAAAATCCCTGCTTTCGTTGTTTATGAACTTATTGAGGACATACGAAGAAGAATTGATAAAGGACTCAGAGTTGCAGAAAAAGCAGTTAGAGAAAGTGTGGTAGATAGCCAGAACGTAAATACAATAATACAAAAACTTCGGAGAAACTATAGAAAAGCTTTAAGAGAGGGAATAGTTGATAGCAAAGAAGATTTTGAGCTTATATTACTTGCCAAAGAACTAGACGCCACAATAGTCTCTGCAGATGTTGGTATTCTAACATGGGCCCAGAAAATGGGTATTAAATGGATCGATGCTGCCCGGTTCAAGGAAGTTCTAGATGAATTAATAGAAAAGGCCTGA
- a CDS encoding BtpA/SgcQ family protein gives MNFERKVLIGMVHLKSLPGSYLYEGNFDVVLEHAIREAKKLEQAGFDAIMIENFNDIPFSKTVEPITIAAMSVISKAIKDVISLPLGINVLRNDAVAAYSIAYTVKADFIRVNVLTGVAFTDQGVIEGVANELARLRKLLPSKIKIFADVHVKHGYHFGDFEEALNDTIERGLADAVIISGQRTGSEVDLKKLKIAKNISNVPVLVGSGTTYNNLPNLWPYADGFIIGTWIKKDGKSKNNIDPERARKIIELATELRKNL, from the coding sequence ATGAATTTTGAAAGAAAAGTTCTCATCGGGATGGTTCATCTCAAATCCCTGCCAGGCTCATATCTTTATGAAGGGAACTTTGATGTAGTGCTTGAACATGCCATCAGAGAAGCAAAAAAGCTTGAACAAGCAGGTTTTGATGCAATAATGATTGAAAACTTCAATGATATACCGTTTTCAAAAACTGTTGAACCAATAACAATTGCTGCTATGAGCGTTATTTCAAAGGCTATTAAAGACGTGATTTCACTACCACTTGGCATAAATGTACTGAGAAACGATGCTGTAGCAGCCTATTCAATAGCATATACAGTGAAAGCTGATTTCATCAGGGTGAACGTGCTAACTGGAGTTGCTTTTACGGATCAAGGAGTGATTGAGGGAGTAGCCAATGAACTTGCTAGGCTGAGAAAATTGCTTCCATCAAAAATAAAAATCTTTGCAGATGTCCACGTCAAGCATGGATATCATTTTGGGGATTTTGAAGAAGCTCTAAATGATACGATCGAAAGAGGTTTAGCAGACGCTGTAATAATAAGTGGACAACGAACAGGAAGTGAAGTAGATTTAAAAAAGCTAAAGATAGCTAAAAATATTTCAAATGTTCCAGTCTTAGTTGGTTCTGGCACTACCTATAATAACTTACCAAACCTCTGGCCATATGCAGATGGATTCATTATTGGAACATGGATTAAAAAAGATGGAAAAAGCAAAAACAATATTGACCCAGAACGAGCAAGGAAGATCATTGAATTAGCAACAGAACTCCGAAAAAATCTCTGA